One window from the genome of Paenibacillus azoreducens encodes:
- the mobP3 gene encoding MobP3 family relaxase: MSALIYKQRFFHPNHPKTAVSNYVHIGYIATRPGAVKHPNKRHGLFGKLKPGPLQAFDSWQEVARIARQISREGKNMYRSVISFQTSTALELGLMDFSDWQQYIEQHIATVAAQNQIKIENLCWAAAFHNERDHPHLHIVFWDKSQTITKNFTHPEIPNRIRKQLIKDTFAYKIKQFCALRDEAKSGFTELTDRLVDEFEDYLKRLNPKAFRTFQHRFEHEDEDFLIRFPKHHLIETSSAKHLANRLFELRHFLPPTGRLAYQLLPQETKIHLDELVQELLNDNRYLAQLVEDYVQAKLELARLYTSDPDRMEKQRGNYQAEAEKRIANRILSTLRTMIKMEMESASAIRQADRQHALAEQLLLELLNMMENLAMRIRLDVDDKLNVMGGELSKQAKKEWLLRHKDRGMER, translated from the coding sequence ATGTCGGCACTGATTTATAAGCAGCGCTTCTTTCATCCCAATCATCCTAAAACGGCCGTTAGCAACTATGTGCATATCGGGTATATCGCCACCCGTCCTGGTGCAGTCAAGCATCCAAACAAAAGACACGGGTTATTTGGTAAACTGAAGCCCGGTCCATTGCAAGCCTTTGATTCCTGGCAAGAAGTCGCTCGGATTGCCCGACAAATCTCCCGGGAAGGCAAAAATATGTACCGCAGTGTTATTTCGTTTCAAACCTCGACCGCGCTTGAACTTGGCTTAATGGACTTCTCAGATTGGCAGCAGTATATCGAACAACATATCGCCACCGTGGCTGCCCAAAACCAGATCAAGATTGAAAACCTATGCTGGGCCGCCGCCTTCCATAATGAGCGCGATCATCCACATCTCCACATTGTATTTTGGGACAAATCGCAAACGATCACCAAAAACTTCACCCATCCTGAAATCCCTAATCGCATTCGCAAGCAGCTCATCAAAGACACTTTTGCATATAAAATCAAGCAATTTTGTGCGCTACGCGACGAGGCGAAATCCGGTTTCACGGAACTAACGGACCGCCTTGTTGATGAATTTGAGGATTACCTGAAACGATTGAATCCAAAAGCATTCCGCACTTTCCAGCATCGCTTCGAACATGAAGACGAAGACTTCTTGATTCGATTCCCCAAACATCATCTCATCGAAACGTCTTCCGCCAAGCACTTGGCAAATCGATTGTTTGAACTCCGTCACTTTCTCCCTCCCACCGGCAGGCTCGCCTATCAACTGCTGCCACAGGAAACCAAAATACATCTCGACGAGCTGGTGCAAGAACTACTCAATGACAATCGCTATCTGGCGCAATTGGTCGAGGATTATGTACAGGCCAAGCTGGAGCTTGCCCGTCTCTATACGTCCGATCCGGATCGTATGGAGAAACAGCGCGGCAACTATCAAGCGGAGGCAGAAAAGCGGATTGCAAACCGCATCCTTTCCACACTACGCACCATGATCAAAATGGAGATGGAGTCGGCATCTGCCATACGGCAAGCAGATCGGCAACATGCACTCGCTGAGCAGCTACTGTTGGAACTGCTGAACATGATGGAGAATCTTGCGATGCGTATCCGATTGGATGTCGATGACAAACTTAACGTAATGGGTGGTGAACTGTCCAAGCAAGCCAAAAAAGAATGGTTGCTACGGCACAAAGACCGCGGCATGGAAAGATAA
- a CDS encoding VirD4-like conjugal transfer protein, CD1115 family → MKLFHPKTIPKLDSSLPLKTGGIVLGLNQQRGKERLYYVGDDVHTLCIGATRSGKSRSVVLQSIGLLALAGESLVISDPKAELFHYSAPLLEKLGYEVLTLDFRHPEKSHHYNLLQPVIDATLRGDQEQAEMLAWDMTNVLVGKAQGEKIWTNGEMSVIAASILSVIWDNIKRPEYQNMTNVYWFLAEMNRPTGNKTPMQEYIKRLPQQHPARALLSISDIAPSRTKGSFFTSALTTLRLFTSKSIYAITHKSDFSLADLGEKKQALFIILPDEKTTFYPVASLMISQLYELLTAEADKRGGRLKRRVNFLLDEFGNFTPIADFTNKLTVGGGRGMRFNLFVQSFEQLKEKYDDHVASTIKSNCQTWIYLQADDLETLREVSEKLGTYTTSSYQLSASHGKYTTPSTSHSLNLLERKLLTIDEVRRISRPYQLVLSRSHPAMMFAPDLSAWAFNRMMGLGDKEHNRRVREEREKRRPIRTDTREEVKLWNIWVYYQKDIARQLAEQQRAAAAQNGFPPFSSEE, encoded by the coding sequence ATGAAGCTGTTTCATCCGAAAACTATTCCGAAACTTGATTCATCGTTACCTCTAAAAACTGGCGGCATTGTGCTGGGGCTGAATCAGCAACGTGGAAAGGAACGACTCTATTATGTAGGTGATGATGTCCATACGCTTTGTATCGGCGCTACACGCAGCGGTAAATCCCGCTCGGTCGTCCTGCAATCCATTGGCCTATTGGCGCTTGCCGGTGAATCGCTTGTCATCTCCGATCCGAAAGCAGAGTTATTCCACTACAGCGCTCCCCTTCTGGAAAAGCTCGGTTATGAGGTACTCACGCTGGATTTTCGTCACCCGGAAAAGAGCCACCATTATAATTTGCTTCAACCGGTTATTGATGCCACCCTGAGAGGAGATCAGGAGCAAGCCGAAATGTTAGCCTGGGACATGACGAATGTGCTGGTCGGCAAAGCGCAGGGCGAAAAAATTTGGACGAATGGCGAAATGTCCGTTATCGCTGCCTCCATCCTGAGCGTCATTTGGGACAATATCAAGCGGCCGGAATATCAGAATATGACGAACGTATATTGGTTCCTCGCCGAAATGAACAGGCCAACGGGCAACAAAACACCGATGCAGGAGTACATCAAGCGTCTGCCGCAGCAACATCCGGCGCGAGCGCTGCTCAGTATCTCCGACATTGCCCCATCGCGTACTAAAGGCAGCTTCTTTACCTCGGCGCTCACGACACTGCGATTGTTTACGTCCAAGTCTATCTATGCGATTACCCATAAAAGCGACTTTTCTTTAGCCGACCTTGGCGAGAAGAAACAGGCGCTTTTTATTATTTTGCCGGATGAAAAGACGACCTTCTATCCGGTGGCCTCGCTGATGATTTCTCAGCTATACGAGCTATTGACAGCTGAGGCCGACAAACGCGGCGGACGGCTCAAGCGGCGTGTCAACTTTCTGCTCGACGAGTTTGGAAACTTTACGCCGATTGCCGATTTTACGAACAAATTGACGGTCGGCGGCGGACGCGGGATGCGCTTCAATCTGTTTGTGCAGAGTTTCGAACAGCTAAAGGAAAAATACGACGATCATGTGGCGAGTACGATCAAATCGAACTGCCAAACGTGGATTTATTTGCAGGCAGACGACTTGGAAACGCTACGTGAAGTCAGCGAGAAACTCGGAACCTACACCACCTCCAGCTATCAGTTGTCCGCCTCCCACGGAAAGTATACGACGCCAAGCACATCCCATAGTCTCAATCTGTTGGAGCGCAAGTTGCTAACCATAGATGAAGTGCGCCGCATCTCCCGTCCTTATCAACTCGTCCTCTCCCGCAGTCATCCTGCGATGATGTTCGCTCCCGATTTAAGTGCTTGGGCTTTCAATCGCATGATGGGACTTGGCGACAAGGAGCATAATCGCCGAGTACGAGAAGAACGGGAAAAGCGAAGGCCCATCCGAACCGACACCCGAGAGGAGGTGAAACTGTGGAACATATGGGTGTATTACCAGAAGGACATCGCAAGGCAATTAGCCGAACAGCAACGCGCGGCAGCCGCGCAAAACGGATTTCCGCCTTTTTCTTCCGAAGAGTAG
- a CDS encoding Mbov_0395 family pilin-like conjugal transfer protein: MIRFSSVAAGALFGFLCLTSSVSANSIQDSKLAKGTEKLIGDATTWLMILAPVVTGLLIIYFFIRRSAADEMDTKKWNNRIIVAVVSCIGAVLGSALLNVIIGYYK; the protein is encoded by the coding sequence TTGATCCGCTTTTCTTCAGTGGCAGCGGGCGCCCTCTTTGGTTTCCTTTGCTTAACGTCTTCCGTTTCTGCAAACAGCATTCAGGATAGTAAATTAGCCAAAGGGACGGAGAAACTGATCGGAGACGCCACCACATGGCTGATGATACTGGCTCCCGTTGTAACCGGACTGCTCATTATTTATTTCTTTATTCGCCGATCGGCTGCTGACGAAATGGACACCAAAAAGTGGAACAACCGTATTATCGTCGCGGTTGTGTCTTGTATCGGTGCAGTGCTTGGTTCAGCCTTGCTCAACGTCATTATCGGTTATTACAAGTAA
- a CDS encoding 2Fe-2S iron-sulfur cluster-binding protein: MRNRHVKVSDRTFVLYWLLQLVGTHIPDGCTRSLCSSCTA, from the coding sequence ATGAGAAACAGGCATGTCAAAGTGTCGGATCGGACGTTCGTCCTTTACTGGTTACTCCAGTTGGTCGGTACACATATCCCGGACGGCTGCACCCGCAGTCTATGCAGCTCCTGCACCGCTTAA
- a CDS encoding reverse transcriptase/maturase family protein, producing MRNPVEVLNSLSNQACKEGYRYERLYRNLYNVEFFLLAYQNIYASEGNMTAGTDGQTIDGMGVARIETLIARLKDHSYQPHPARRTYINKKNGKKRPLGIPSFEDKLVQEVVRLILESIYEPTFSNLSHGFRPKRSCHTALLQLQAHFTGTKWFIEGDIKGFFDNIDHTVLIQLLRKRIRDEYFIALIWKFLKAGYVEDWTLHATYSGTPQGSIVSPILSNIYLNELDGYMERLMRQFNSGQKRTKSEAYAHLEQKLKYMRYNKCSSSNWEKLDAAEKQQAVKTIKGIRSAMHQTAYSDPQDSSYRRLFYIRYADDWLCGVIGSKADAEEIKTNIKAFLADTLKLELSEEKTLITHAHDKARFLGYDIFVADNESLRKDKNGYTRRTRNGKVKLFVPREKWQNKLIEYKALEISVHSGQEVFRPTHRTYLISNDDLEILNQYNAEIRGMYNYYRIADNVSVLGHFNYVMKFSMFKTFGAKYKLRISQVRKKYGYKRFGVKYRTKAGKKTLYFYDGGFKKDQTGTANADVDMVPKVFRNSNPTSLITRLKASRCEWCETENVCLEIHHVRKLKDLKGKKRWERLMISRRRKTLALCGPCHDRLHAGKLD from the coding sequence TTGCGAAATCCAGTTGAAGTATTAAACAGTCTATCTAACCAAGCATGCAAGGAAGGCTATCGCTACGAACGTCTGTACCGCAACCTGTACAACGTAGAGTTCTTTCTGCTGGCTTATCAAAATATCTACGCCAGCGAAGGCAATATGACGGCAGGAACCGATGGTCAAACCATCGACGGTATGGGCGTAGCGAGAATCGAAACACTGATTGCCCGTTTGAAAGACCACAGCTATCAGCCTCATCCGGCGCGGCGTACTTACATCAACAAAAAGAACGGCAAGAAACGCCCGCTGGGTATCCCCTCCTTCGAGGACAAGCTGGTGCAGGAAGTGGTCCGCCTGATACTGGAGAGTATTTATGAGCCGACCTTTTCAAATCTATCTCACGGATTCCGTCCAAAGCGAAGCTGCCATACTGCTCTGCTGCAACTGCAAGCCCATTTTACCGGAACCAAGTGGTTTATTGAGGGAGACATTAAAGGATTCTTCGACAATATTGACCATACTGTATTGATCCAACTTCTGCGCAAACGAATTCGGGATGAATACTTTATCGCACTCATCTGGAAATTCCTTAAAGCGGGTTATGTCGAGGATTGGACCCTTCATGCCACATATTCCGGGACGCCGCAAGGCTCTATTGTCAGTCCGATTCTATCGAACATCTATTTGAACGAACTGGATGGCTACATGGAGCGGTTGATGAGGCAGTTCAACAGCGGCCAAAAGCGAACCAAAAGTGAGGCTTATGCCCATCTGGAACAAAAGCTGAAATACATGCGCTATAATAAGTGTTCCTCTTCCAACTGGGAAAAGCTTGATGCAGCAGAAAAGCAGCAAGCGGTGAAAACAATCAAAGGGATTCGCAGCGCCATGCACCAAACCGCCTACTCTGACCCGCAAGACAGTAGCTACAGGCGTCTTTTCTACATCCGGTATGCAGATGATTGGCTGTGCGGTGTCATCGGCAGCAAGGCGGATGCGGAGGAAATCAAGACGAACATCAAGGCATTTCTGGCCGACACGCTCAAACTGGAGCTATCGGAGGAGAAGACCCTGATTACCCATGCCCATGACAAAGCGCGTTTTCTCGGGTACGACATTTTTGTTGCGGACAATGAAAGCCTGCGAAAAGACAAAAATGGGTATACCCGGCGCACCCGTAATGGCAAGGTTAAATTGTTCGTCCCCCGTGAAAAGTGGCAGAACAAGCTCATCGAATACAAAGCTCTGGAAATCAGCGTTCACAGCGGTCAAGAAGTATTCCGCCCGACTCATCGCACGTACCTCATCAGCAATGACGACCTGGAGATCCTGAACCAATACAATGCTGAAATCCGGGGCATGTACAATTATTACCGCATCGCGGATAACGTAAGTGTCCTCGGTCACTTCAATTATGTGATGAAGTTCAGCATGTTCAAAACCTTTGGGGCCAAATACAAGCTTCGTATCAGCCAAGTGCGGAAGAAGTACGGATATAAACGCTTTGGCGTAAAATACCGCACGAAAGCAGGCAAAAAGACCTTGTATTTTTACGATGGTGGCTTCAAGAAGGATCAAACAGGAACAGCCAACGCCGATGTGGACATGGTTCCCAAAGTGTTTCGCAACAGTAATCCGACAAGTCTGATTACGCGGCTAAAAGCCAGCCGCTGCGAATGGTGTGAGACGGAAAATGTCTGTCTGGAAATTCACCATGTCCGCAAGTTAAAAGACTTGAAGGGCAAAAAACGTTGGGAGCGGCTGATGATCTCCCGAAGACGCAAGACATTGGCCTTGTGCGGTCCATGTCATGATCGTCTGCATGCTGGAAAGCTAGACTGA
- a CDS encoding conjugal transfer protein TrbL family protein, with amino-acid sequence MDKILLLLIIAILNGTLIYMDTLLKDIIPISLYAERYMTLSTGVDLAESLYDILFSFGVALMILKFLKKGFEIYVLWTDGDPDEEPLFLLTNFFRAMAVAICFPTIYTWLGQIVEELTDRLLVVIGQSTDYNWQYWVDSISSLGLVTAIFGLIFVVCFFILYFQFLMRGLEMFILRVGIPLACAGLLDNDRGIFRAYAQKFMQSMLAVVIQIALAKLGVGLMLQDHIFWGMACMVVAIRTPRFLSDFLITTGGGGGVVNNVYQSVRLVGMARKLIKAG; translated from the coding sequence GTGGATAAAATTCTATTGTTACTCATTATCGCCATTCTAAATGGCACGCTCATCTACATGGATACGTTGTTGAAAGACATCATCCCCATCTCTCTTTATGCAGAGCGTTACATGACGCTTTCCACCGGTGTGGATCTTGCTGAGAGTTTGTATGATATCCTATTCAGCTTTGGCGTCGCGCTTATGATCTTGAAGTTTTTGAAAAAAGGATTTGAAATTTATGTCCTTTGGACGGACGGCGATCCGGATGAGGAACCGCTGTTTTTGCTCACCAACTTTTTCCGGGCCATGGCCGTCGCCATCTGCTTTCCCACCATCTACACGTGGCTCGGTCAGATCGTAGAGGAATTAACCGACCGGCTGCTGGTCGTCATTGGCCAATCCACCGATTATAACTGGCAGTATTGGGTGGACAGCATCAGTTCATTGGGACTCGTGACGGCCATTTTCGGTCTAATCTTTGTTGTCTGCTTCTTCATTCTTTATTTCCAATTTCTGATGCGCGGGCTGGAGATGTTTATTTTGCGGGTCGGTATTCCACTTGCTTGCGCAGGGCTGCTGGATAATGATCGAGGCATCTTTCGCGCCTATGCGCAGAAATTCATGCAATCGATGCTGGCCGTCGTCATTCAAATCGCACTAGCCAAATTGGGCGTTGGCCTGATGTTGCAAGACCATATTTTTTGGGGTATGGCTTGCATGGTGGTAGCGATTCGGACGCCTCGATTCCTGTCTGACTTCCTGATTACAACCGGTGGGGGCGGCGGTGTCGTGAACAACGTCTACCAGAGCGTAAGGCTAGTCGGCATGGCCCGAAAGCTCATAAAGGCCGGGTGA
- a CDS encoding mercury transporter: MITLEELAQAIIVLIRLGCVFRFIYCMVRLSGADDEATKYKKRTRNVVLFYLLAESIWQVKDIIQYYYQ; the protein is encoded by the coding sequence ATGATTACGCTAGAGGAACTGGCCCAGGCGATTATCGTACTCATTCGCCTGGGCTGCGTTTTCCGTTTCATCTATTGCATGGTGCGCCTTTCAGGAGCCGACGATGAAGCAACCAAATACAAAAAGCGCACGCGCAATGTCGTATTGTTTTATCTGCTCGCAGAAAGCATCTGGCAAGTGAAGGACATTATTC